TGTCGGTGATTCGAGAACATATTGGCATAATGGCGCATAGCTCGGATAACTACCATAACCGCCCTCATGCTCAAGCACAGTTCCCCAGCACTTCTGTCCAGAGTGACCACGACCAGGACCGTATATGGCACTTGTTGCACTTCTTGGTCGACCCCACTCCCAGTTGCCCCAAGAACCAGCAATCCTCGTTCCAACAAGCCCTCCATCATCGCTCTCAAAGTCGCTACTTAAGATTGGAGCGTAAATGATTTGATTAAGAGTTAGGTAAACATATGTTGTTGCACCTGCAGTTACCGTTAATCCTATTGCACTATCAGGTGCCCACAAATATCCCTTGCTCGCATAAATATTATATGTTTCGCCAGCTCTGACCGCAAATACGAAATTACCCGTCGAATCGGTAGTAATTTGATTGACGAGCATGTTCATTGAAGGCCAGAATAGATTAATAACTACTCCCTCATGGTTAGTCATACCTGAAAGATGGACATAACCTGCGATATATCCGACAGAAACTGAACTCGGTGGAGTGGTAGTATATTTTATGCATGTCCACTCACTTGTAAGAGGCGCCGCACCACCAGGGAATCTTGTAGAATCAGTGGCATAGCTTCCCATATAGTAATATTGTAGCCCCTTAGTTCCGTTCTCATTTTCCATACCAACCGAACAGTAATTGTAACGGGAACTGTGATTAGCAAAATTATGATAAACTATAATTATCTCGCCATTACCGCCGGGTTCGGAACAGGCACTTGGTTTCACAAGTTTAACAAGATAATCCATCCTCGGATAGCTGCTGCTACAACATCTAAACAATCCCTTAACCTCAATATAGAATGTATCTCCAGCATCGTAGTAATAAATTCCGCCAGGTGGGGACCAATAGGTATACGCAACATACATGTCACCGCTTACAGTTGCTATAACATTGTTAGGACTGCTCGTGGATGGTGTCGGAACCGGTGACCATGTCCATGCGCTCATCGAAGAAAAGCCAATCAAACCATTAGTGCTAATATAAATTTTATTATAATCTTGACCAAAATACCTGAAGGACCACGGTAAATCGATAGAATAAACATTATCATCGCCAGCGCCTCTATATGTCCCTATTCCGCTTATTTCTACCCATTCGGGTGGTGCCCATTCTGTGTAAATAAAGTCGGTATGGTCGTATGCGTAGTAATTACCCTGGAACAGTGTCGTGAAAGTATCAGTAAATGTTGTTTCTGGAGCTGGAGAATCATTGTCAATAGCAACAAAGTAATAATAAACTATAGCCCATTCAGGTTGTGCCGGAAATGTTCCTTGATATGTTCCATTACCAAGACTATCAACGCTTATAGGTGACATGTCAACGCAAGTGTAGCCTCCCGGTAAACCAGAACCCGTCGAGTCAACGGCATAGCACATGTAAATCGTATCTATTCCTGAGGAATCAATCGCCGAAACAGTCTCGGCAACAGAGGTTACAGTGGGGTCATATGGAATTGTAGGATGATAATATGATGAGTGCCTAACTATCGGAGCCGTAACATTTCTGTAAACAATCAGATTAACCCAATCGATATACCAATATCGGTAGGAGTATGAGGTACAATAATAAACAAAACTTACATATATGCTGTCACCGATATATGCATCAAGGTTAACATCTTTCCTTTGCCAACTTGTAGATGTCGGATGCACATCGCCGAGGTCATCGAAATCACTGCTGTGGGTGCATGCGTTCCAGTCACCTGTGGATACCCAAATATGGTTCCAATAATTCGTATAGGAACCTGAATATCTGTGGTAGAAGGAAAGCCTGACTGAGTCAGCATCGCTGGGAATATAAACCTTAGGGGTAACAAGATGTTGATAATAATTGTAATAACTCGGATATCTATATGCACTGTAAGGATAGTGGTAATAGTTACTACTTCTATACCAATGAACATAAGAATAATAACTTCCGGAGTAGCAACCATATGACCGCCATCCCGAAGGCGGAACGCTGTTAAAAGTTTCCGGCCCAAGAACAGTATCTGCAACAACTGTTGCCCAAACGCTGGAACAAACAAGCAATAACAAAACAAAACCTACCCTTCTCATTTTAGACCTCCCTCAAATTAAAGTTTTCATACCCCCAATACATTTACTTAATCAATTTAGAATGCCCTTATTTAGTGTCAAGAAATTTTTTATTACTTAAATTTCGTTCCTATCGATATTAAAGCAAGATTTTTTTGTAAAAAATTTTCAAAAAAACACTTAGTAATTTTGATATTGTTGCTGGTATTCCGGCGTCGGTCGCTGAACATAAATCGTTAGCAAGAACCACTTGTTAAACATTGTTATCTCAATATCCGATGGATTAAACTCGGCTTTTTTTGCCGCAAGTATGGCTGCATTATCTATAACATCGTTTCCGCAACCTCGAATAAGCTTAACATCCGAAACTTTGCCGAATGGGTCGATTTTTATTTTAAGATAAATCCGCTTCCCCCTTAACCGTGACGACCATTCCTGTTCAGGATAGTAAAGCCGAATCGGTCTTATAGGTCTCGGGGCAGGTGGCAATCCCTCAATCAAGCTGCTCGTGTCCTCTTCGCTCGTTTTAGTTATGGGCGTATAGGTTCCCGACGCTAAGCTTGAGGGTCTCGTTGTCACCCCGCGACTGGCAAGCGCAACTTTTTCGCCAAGCCTCACTTTGGCAAGCGAATCGTATGGTGTGTTAGGATAAAGTTTAGAAAGTTCTTCGTAAATCTTTTTGGCCTCCTCCGTCTTACCGTTTGCAGCCAATATCTCAGCCTTTGCTGCCATAGCCTTCGGAACATACCTGCTCCCAGGGAAAGAATCAATAACGATAGAATAATATTTTATCGCTGAATCGGGCCACTCATAAGTAAGCCAGAACTCCTCGGCTTTAATAAAGTAATAAGCCACATTTCTTACCGAAAGCGAGTCGAGCGAACCCCCCCTTCGCTTGAAGTACCTCGCTGCACCAACTGCAAAGTCGCTCTCAGGATAACGCTCCAAAACAAGCGCAAAAACGGAATCCGCAGCGTGCAAATCACTCTTAAGGTTAGCGTAAACCCAGCCCATAGAATAAGCAGCATGCGGAGCAAGCGAATCCTCAGGATGCTCGGAAAGTATTCTCGAATAAATATTAAGCGCTGTGTCAGGCTGATTAAGTTCCGTTATATACATCTCAGCCAGCTCAAGCTGCGCTTTAACGACATTAGTCCCAAGCGAATCGGCATTTTTTATAGCGTACCTGTGTTCAAGGATTCTCGCTATAACTGCGCTTTTCCTCGCAGCCAGCGAACTAACCTCGCTTCGTGTGTATTCCTTAGCTGCAAAATCAAACATCTCCTTCGCTTTCTTCAGGTCGCCCAATTTATAATACATTTCCCCGAGCCGATAGTACGCCCATGCCGCCGACTCCGTGTGAGGATGTGCCTTAATTATGTCAAACCATATTTTCTCTGCACGACTGAACTCACCTCTCGCCATGGCAACATCACCGATAATAAGCTCAGCCTCTGCCCAATAATCCCTGTAAATCTCATCGCCCGTTATTTTGGTTAAAATCTTTTCAGCCTTATTGTATTTACCAAGCTTTATGTAGCACTGAGCAAGAAGTTTCTGAGAGTCTACAAATTCCCTTTTTGGAAGGTCTCCAGCGCCTATTTTCTCAAGATACTTCACGCATTCGTCGTACTTCTCAAAATACCAGCTTATCTGCCCCAGTCTGAGTCTTGCCTTAGGCGCTAATGAGCTTTTCGGAAAACGCTCCAAAAAACGCTTAAATGCATTCTGTGCATCGATAAAATTGCTGTCCTTGTACGCCAACTCACCGATCATAAAAAGTGCATCTTCCGCCCTCTTGGGGTCTTCCTTGGCAAAAAGCTCAAGAGAATCCACAGCGGCTTCCTCCTTGCCGCCATAGTAAAGGCAAACGCTTCGCCAGTAGCGTGAATCGTCCGCGAACTCGCTTTCTGGAAAGTTCTCGAGTAGCTCGTTGAATTTGCGCAACGCCTTGGAATACTCCCCCGTTCTCAGGTAACACATGCCGAGAAGATAAAGGGCATCGTCAACATATTCGCTCTCGGGATAATATGCCAGAACCTTGGCAGACTTCTCAATAGCCTTGTCATAATATGCTCGTGCCTGAGGCGGGACTACATCACCGCCGGCTTTACGGCGAAGCCTTTCCGCAAGACGGTAGTTCTTTTTGGCAAGAAAAAATGTGTTGTAGTAAACACAGCCGGAAAGAATTAGCAAAAGAAAAACTAATAATATTAATGTATTCCTGCTTCTTTTCACAATGTAAAAGATAGTTTGATAAACATTAGTTTCAAGATAAAAAATTGGAGCAGAGGAGATTCGAACTCCCGACCTCCGGAGTGCGATTCCGGCGCTCTCCCAACTGAGCTACTGCCCCAATATCCGAATTATTAAATATTTAGCCAGACCATGTTGTCAAGGCTTTTGGAATATTTCCCCTCAAAAACTAACCACCGCATCGAAAGCAGAACGAACAGCATCCACAGCTTTGCCAACGCCGGCGGCATCGCCTATAACAGCATACCTGAAACCAGCCTCACCCAAAGCCTCTGCCATAGATGCCTCAGGCTTTAATCCCACAGCAACCGCAACCAGCTCAACCTCAACGGTGAATGCTCTGCCATCCTTATCGGAAACCTCAACGAATCCATCTTCAATCCTCGTTACCTTATGTTCAAGGAAAATTTCTATAGGCTTGTTTTTAATTCTCTTAAGCATCAATGCCCTTGATATGGGTTCCATATCTCGCGCTATGTCATCGAGCAACTCGACCACAACAACCCGCCCGGCACCACTGTCGGCAAGAAATTCGGCAACTTCCATTCCTATCATACCACCGCCTATAACTAAGGCCGACTCCGCAGAAAGTCCTCTTTTAAGAACCTCGAGCCCTGTGTAAACAAAGTTTTTGTCAATCCCCTCTATTTTTGGAATTATGGGAACTGCTCCTGTAGCCACAAAAACCCCGTCTGGATTTAATTTAGCAACATCATCAATAGAAGCTTCTTTCCCCACGATTTCCACATCAAGCTCTTTCATACGCGTGACGAGATACTCGACGCAGCTTTTCAGGTTCTGCTTGTATTTGGGAATATACGCCAAGTTAAAATTCCCACCCAGTCTGTTTCTCTCGAAAAGAGTAACTTTCGCACCAGCCATCCTCAAAAGTTCCGCAGCCGTCATCCCGGCAGGACCACCACCCACGACAACAAAGTGCATTCCGGAATAATCGGGAAGTGCCTTGCCCTCGTTTCCAACCCACGGATTAATCGTGCATCTTAACCCCTTGCCAGACTTTATGGAGAATAAACATCCGTCAAGACAGGCCGAACATTTTCTTACAGTAATTCCATTAATACTCTTCCGGACCAAATCGGGGTCTGCCACCAGAGGTCTTCCTAATGCAACAATGTCTGCCATTCCATCCTTAATAATTTTTTCTGCATCCTCTGGAGTCCGTATTCTACCAACCGCTATCACCGGGACATCCACTACATCTCTTACCCGCTTCGCCATCAGCCAGACCTCACCAGTAGGTATTGCCATATGTTGAAAATACCACGGCGGTGACTCGC
This DNA window, taken from bacterium, encodes the following:
- a CDS encoding choice-of-anchor J domain-containing protein, translating into MRRVGFVLLLLVCSSVWATVVADTVLGPETFNSVPPSGWRSYGCYSGSYYSYVHWYRSSNYYHYPYSAYRYPSYYNYYQHLVTPKVYIPSDADSVRLSFYHRYSGSYTNYWNHIWVSTGDWNACTHSSDFDDLGDVHPTSTSWQRKDVNLDAYIGDSIYVSFVYYCTSYSYRYWYIDWVNLIVYRNVTAPIVRHSSYYHPTIPYDPTVTSVAETVSAIDSSGIDTIYMCYAVDSTGSGLPGGYTCVDMSPISVDSLGNGTYQGTFPAQPEWAIVYYYFVAIDNDSPAPETTFTDTFTTLFQGNYYAYDHTDFIYTEWAPPEWVEISGIGTYRGAGDDNVYSIDLPWSFRYFGQDYNKIYISTNGLIGFSSMSAWTWSPVPTPSTSSPNNVIATVSGDMYVAYTYWSPPGGIYYYDAGDTFYIEVKGLFRCCSSSYPRMDYLVKLVKPSACSEPGGNGEIIIVYHNFANHSSRYNYCSVGMENENGTKGLQYYYMGSYATDSTRFPGGAAPLTSEWTCIKYTTTPPSSVSVGYIAGYVHLSGMTNHEGVVINLFWPSMNMLVNQITTDSTGNFVFAVRAGETYNIYASKGYLWAPDSAIGLTVTAGATTYVYLTLNQIIYAPILSSDFESDDGGLVGTRIAGSWGNWEWGRPRSATSAIYGPGRGHSGQKCWGTVLEHEGGYGSYPSYAPLCQYVLESPTFDLSALSPSTPGFYTALLHFWHWWYVYGYNGYAGGNVQYSTDGGSTWSLLTPLDGYPGTMYSTAPGIGGQPAFTGTYYSGGSYPPRWICDTFNITDLFGHANSKIRFYFSNSRSYTTSYPGWYVDDITAEIGMTQYGVITGTVTKLGDTINYGIRVNAGPFFGYTDSTGHYELVVLPGTWDVIGFYNYLWSADTVTGVSVATGETVVVNLTLNPMFGVIMGHCFFEGEYEHDGITITATNAHTFSVVTNRLGEYSIRVAPDTYDVYAYYNDDWSQDSSLNVAV
- a CDS encoding TonB family protein — translated: MKRSRNTLILLVFLLLILSGCVYYNTFFLAKKNYRLAERLRRKAGGDVVPPQARAYYDKAIEKSAKVLAYYPESEYVDDALYLLGMCYLRTGEYSKALRKFNELLENFPESEFADDSRYWRSVCLYYGGKEEAAVDSLELFAKEDPKRAEDALFMIGELAYKDSNFIDAQNAFKRFLERFPKSSLAPKARLRLGQISWYFEKYDECVKYLEKIGAGDLPKREFVDSQKLLAQCYIKLGKYNKAEKILTKITGDEIYRDYWAEAELIIGDVAMARGEFSRAEKIWFDIIKAHPHTESAAWAYYRLGEMYYKLGDLKKAKEMFDFAAKEYTRSEVSSLAARKSAVIARILEHRYAIKNADSLGTNVVKAQLELAEMYITELNQPDTALNIYSRILSEHPEDSLAPHAAYSMGWVYANLKSDLHAADSVFALVLERYPESDFAVGAARYFKRRGGSLDSLSVRNVAYYFIKAEEFWLTYEWPDSAIKYYSIVIDSFPGSRYVPKAMAAKAEILAANGKTEEAKKIYEELSKLYPNTPYDSLAKVRLGEKVALASRGVTTRPSSLASGTYTPITKTSEEDTSSLIEGLPPAPRPIRPIRLYYPEQEWSSRLRGKRIYLKIKIDPFGKVSDVKLIRGCGNDVIDNAAILAAKKAEFNPSDIEITMFNKWFLLTIYVQRPTPEYQQQYQNY
- a CDS encoding FAD-dependent oxidoreductase, whose translation is MIHESINIGGVTLRNRVVFAPVKTGYGTSSGDITQRHLDFYRARAEGGVGAIIPEPLAIDPALREIPVQIGVYATNLSELVDVIHRGGAVAIAHLNHPGRMVNPKIPGVRIVAPSPIPCPNVTGAPVPYELTQDEIKREIAVWAEAVKNAKNAGFDAVELQFGHGYLVQQFLSPATNKRNDEYGGDRENRARFAFEVLEAIRSAVGHDFTIIVRISADEKFIGGYGIEDGVWFAAELARRGVNAIHVSSGSACESPPWYFQHMAIPTGEVWLMAKRVRDVVDVPVIAVGRIRTPEDAEKIIKDGMADIVALGRPLVADPDLVRKSINGITVRKCSACLDGCLFSIKSGKGLRCTINPWVGNEGKALPDYSGMHFVVVGGGPAGMTAAELLRMAGAKVTLFERNRLGGNFNLAYIPKYKQNLKSCVEYLVTRMKELDVEIVGKEASIDDVAKLNPDGVFVATGAVPIIPKIEGIDKNFVYTGLEVLKRGLSAESALVIGGGMIGMEVAEFLADSGAGRVVVVELLDDIARDMEPISRALMLKRIKNKPIEIFLEHKVTRIEDGFVEVSDKDGRAFTVEVELVAVAVGLKPEASMAEALGEAGFRYAVIGDAAGVGKAVDAVRSAFDAVVSF